The following proteins come from a genomic window of Leptospira andrefontaineae:
- a CDS encoding TIGR01777 family oxidoreductase, which translates to MLIGITGGTGLIGSMLAIRLKAEGHRVRIFSRSGKLPPRLQRISEWDVRIGSLPTRADLEGVNVLINLAGEPIAGVRWTPEYKQRIRSSRVDFTRDLVARLVSMGEFAPKTFFNSSAIGIYGSYDAGTPPFDEDSPAADDELGSLCKDWEEEALEAEKAGIRTILLRTGVVLTTEGGALATMLPAFKLFAGGPIGSGNQILSWIHIEDQLSAIMFLIRKEEAKGAFNLVSPEPLSNEQFSKALAKTLGRPSFARVPSFALSLAFGEGAIVATHGQRVVPKRLQELGYKFRYPNLEAALRNLLG; encoded by the coding sequence ATGCTTATTGGAATTACCGGCGGCACGGGACTCATAGGATCCATGTTGGCGATCCGCTTGAAGGCAGAAGGACATAGAGTCCGAATTTTTAGCCGAAGTGGAAAATTGCCGCCCAGACTCCAAAGAATTTCAGAATGGGATGTTCGAATCGGCTCACTCCCAACCAGAGCAGATTTAGAAGGAGTAAATGTTCTAATCAACCTCGCAGGTGAACCAATCGCCGGAGTTCGCTGGACTCCTGAATACAAACAAAGGATCCGCTCTTCTCGTGTAGATTTTACCAGGGATCTAGTCGCAAGACTGGTATCCATGGGAGAGTTCGCACCCAAAACATTTTTCAACTCTTCTGCAATTGGGATATACGGCTCTTATGACGCAGGAACTCCACCATTCGACGAGGATAGTCCTGCAGCAGACGATGAGTTAGGCAGCTTATGCAAAGACTGGGAAGAAGAAGCTTTAGAAGCGGAGAAGGCAGGGATCCGAACCATTCTTCTAAGAACGGGAGTTGTGCTAACCACTGAAGGTGGCGCACTCGCAACTATGCTTCCAGCATTCAAATTATTTGCAGGTGGGCCGATCGGGAGTGGAAACCAAATCCTTTCTTGGATCCATATCGAAGACCAACTCTCCGCAATCATGTTCCTGATCAGAAAAGAAGAAGCAAAAGGAGCATTCAATCTTGTATCTCCCGAACCTCTTTCCAATGAGCAGTTCAGCAAGGCACTTGCAAAAACTCTGGGCCGCCCTTCATTCGCAAGAGTTCCTTCTTTTGCACTCTCACTTGCATTCGGCGAAGGTGCCATCGTGGCAACGCATGGCCAAAGAGTGGTGCCAAAAAGACTCCAAGAGCTGGGTTATAAATTCAGATACCCAAATCTGGAAGCAGCACTTCGAAATTTACTGGGCTGA
- a CDS encoding CPBP family intramembrane glutamic endopeptidase, giving the protein MNFTETGGIDLPEYNADGRERFFIFLSIAVFSIAVFEEVRTLFVVPVLLLLFLLIGFYFKWKSLFYLNIPLFVLTFVNIFPYAKNFWPGTLVFALLFYFFAFSKIRDARLLRWLAKGEVSKQVLGLSILFVLSASIALFLWFYLLDPDINDIKENFPKGDIPLLIAAGLGFAIFNAIAEEFLFRGILFEALLTTRISIVWALLIQALSFGILHLYGFPRGWVGVGLAGIYGLMTGLIRILSKGIYYPVLVHIFADITIAGIVLFFAK; this is encoded by the coding sequence ATGAATTTTACAGAAACCGGCGGAATCGATTTACCTGAATACAATGCCGATGGTCGAGAAAGATTCTTTATCTTTTTATCTATTGCTGTCTTCAGCATTGCTGTTTTTGAAGAAGTTCGAACCTTATTTGTAGTTCCGGTCCTTCTTCTTTTGTTTTTGCTGATCGGATTTTACTTTAAGTGGAAATCCTTATTCTATTTGAATATCCCGTTATTCGTATTAACTTTTGTTAATATATTCCCTTATGCCAAAAATTTTTGGCCTGGTACATTAGTTTTTGCGTTACTTTTTTACTTCTTTGCATTTTCAAAAATTCGCGATGCTCGGTTATTGCGTTGGTTAGCAAAAGGAGAAGTTTCCAAACAAGTTCTTGGACTTTCTATTCTATTTGTTCTATCTGCAAGTATTGCTTTGTTTCTTTGGTTTTACCTTTTGGATCCAGATATCAATGATATCAAAGAGAATTTTCCCAAAGGAGATATCCCTCTGTTGATTGCAGCAGGTCTAGGCTTTGCGATCTTTAATGCAATTGCAGAAGAGTTTTTGTTTAGAGGGATTTTATTCGAGGCATTGCTTACGACGAGGATTTCAATTGTTTGGGCTCTTCTTATCCAGGCTTTGAGTTTTGGAATTTTGCATTTGTATGGATTTCCGCGAGGTTGGGTGGGTGTGGGACTTGCCGGTATCTACGGTTTGATGACCGGACTTATTCGGATTCTGAGTAAGGGAATCTATTATCCGGTGTTAGTGCATATCTTTGCGGATATTACGATAGCTGGGATTGTATTGTTTTTTGCGAAGTGA
- the trxA gene encoding thioredoxin — MPGSFNELLKTHDKPILVDFWAEWCGPCKMVAPELEKFAQAHPGQVTVVKVNIDEKPELAQQYGVQSIPTLMLFKGGEIAEKVVGAIPQAQMEKVFAPKLA; from the coding sequence ATGCCTGGTTCATTCAACGAACTTCTCAAAACACATGATAAACCCATCCTAGTAGATTTCTGGGCCGAATGGTGCGGTCCTTGTAAAATGGTAGCCCCTGAGCTGGAAAAATTTGCACAAGCTCACCCAGGGCAAGTCACCGTGGTAAAAGTCAATATAGACGAAAAACCTGAATTGGCTCAGCAATACGGAGTTCAGTCCATTCCAACTCTGATGTTATTCAAAGGTGGAGAAATCGCTGAAAAGGTGGTGGGAGCAATTCCACAGGCACAAATGGAGAAAGTTTTTGCCCCTAAACTGGCTTAA
- a CDS encoding tetratricopeptide repeat protein has translation MEKKTPRKIPAKRRIFTEILKENYTVAITLIDREISETGKDPELLYNFAICCSRTGNHKKCVSVIEELLEEFPKFSERDNAFRMMIYSLIRTGDYKTALAKTEERLKLSLDDIILLSLKASALEKSGDTKAAIETHLRILRLRPEQKNSLNSVAYLLLEGKEPNPEELKLAMENIKRALQLDPENPAYLDSFGVLLSKLGKQEEARKAFEKAITKAPTEDIILEHLKKLSQTNRQAT, from the coding sequence ATGGAAAAGAAAACTCCGAGAAAGATCCCAGCCAAAAGAAGGATTTTCACTGAAATTCTAAAAGAAAATTATACAGTCGCAATCACTCTCATCGACAGAGAAATTTCCGAGACCGGAAAAGATCCGGAACTACTTTATAATTTTGCAATATGTTGTTCCAGAACCGGAAATCACAAAAAATGTGTTTCAGTTATCGAAGAATTATTGGAAGAATTCCCAAAATTCTCCGAAAGAGACAACGCATTCAGAATGATGATCTACTCTCTAATCCGAACTGGAGATTATAAAACTGCTCTGGCAAAAACGGAAGAACGTCTTAAACTTTCACTGGATGATATCATTCTTCTTTCCTTAAAAGCGTCTGCATTGGAAAAATCCGGAGACACGAAAGCCGCAATCGAGACCCACCTTAGAATTTTAAGATTGAGACCGGAGCAAAAAAACAGCCTAAATTCGGTAGCGTACCTGCTTTTAGAGGGAAAAGAGCCGAATCCGGAAGAGCTAAAACTGGCGATGGAAAACATCAAACGTGCGCTGCAATTGGATCCGGAAAATCCGGCCTATTTGGATTCTTTCGGAGTTCTACTTTCCAAATTGGGAAAACAGGAAGAAGCCAGAAAAGCCTTCGAAAAAGCAATAACCAAAGCTCCTACCGAAGACATCATTTTAGAGCACTTGAAAAAACTATCACAAACAAATAGACAAGCGACTTGA
- a CDS encoding acyl-CoA dehydrogenase family protein: protein MNHPLRLAENPGLSSYDLTGYKGNRGKNFYDEDKILQRVIERYSSDYKADHKKAMVDHLKGYGELVGGILDELTEASHKEGKYGEVVKYDRTGNRIDHIAYSHEQKLSRKISYDYGIVNLDFHDEWKFPFTDLHRQALTYLANQNGEGGVTCPLAMTEGMIRVLQGIGTEEQKKKYLPLVAGKGSFSHFMAGQYVTERVGGSNVGANRTIARKGENGKWILNGEKWFCSNPGDLWVTTAKIEDTETVGLFLVPRIKDNGELNGHHILRKKDIIGSKGKLTVEIVYEDLEAEALGRPAHGIANLIRYVIRTSRVHVGLAASGMSRRAFMEAREYSRYRTAYGKKIQDFPAYSRELAEMRILYAALVMPIFRGIDWTQKGILAEQISTPLMKYRSSSLSSQITHRAIMALGGSGIIGDYTCLPRLHNDCIINETWEGTHLIITDHALGAMNRAKIRDSFVSELKKNFDSAKKYPELKAAAELGENLLLDWNKSIEEKPREWKETYRVDLSDQAYGALVLSEFLEQAVFDRTSGSKKSKFDSFAKGFAAFLFRTLPKTFGDYESFRLDQEEVDEIVNW, encoded by the coding sequence ATGAATCATCCATTACGTTTAGCAGAGAACCCAGGTTTATCTTCTTACGACTTAACCGGTTATAAAGGAAATAGAGGTAAAAACTTTTATGATGAGGACAAGATCCTTCAAAGAGTAATAGAAAGATACTCTTCCGACTACAAAGCGGATCATAAAAAAGCGATGGTCGACCATCTCAAAGGTTATGGAGAATTGGTCGGCGGTATCTTAGACGAACTCACAGAAGCAAGTCATAAAGAAGGTAAATACGGAGAAGTAGTTAAATACGATAGAACCGGAAATCGTATAGATCATATCGCGTATTCCCACGAACAAAAACTTTCCAGAAAGATTTCCTATGATTATGGAATTGTTAATTTAGATTTTCATGATGAATGGAAATTTCCTTTTACTGATCTTCATAGACAGGCATTGACCTATCTTGCCAACCAGAATGGAGAAGGAGGAGTAACTTGTCCTTTGGCAATGACTGAAGGAATGATCCGAGTTCTTCAAGGAATAGGAACGGAAGAACAGAAAAAGAAATATCTTCCTTTGGTGGCAGGTAAGGGTTCCTTCTCTCATTTTATGGCAGGACAATATGTGACGGAAAGAGTAGGTGGAAGTAATGTAGGTGCCAACCGTACGATCGCCCGCAAAGGTGAGAACGGAAAATGGATCTTAAACGGAGAAAAATGGTTCTGCTCCAATCCGGGAGATCTTTGGGTTACCACAGCTAAGATAGAAGATACGGAAACAGTTGGTTTGTTCTTGGTCCCAAGGATTAAGGATAATGGAGAACTGAACGGGCATCATATATTAAGAAAAAAAGATATTATAGGTTCTAAAGGAAAACTCACAGTAGAGATCGTATACGAAGATCTGGAAGCCGAGGCTTTAGGAAGACCGGCTCACGGAATTGCAAACCTCATCCGTTATGTGATCCGAACTTCTAGAGTCCATGTAGGTCTTGCCGCTTCCGGAATGTCCAGAAGGGCATTTATGGAAGCCAGAGAATATTCCAGATACAGAACAGCTTATGGAAAAAAGATCCAGGATTTTCCTGCATATTCGAGGGAGCTTGCGGAGATGAGAATTCTATATGCTGCTTTGGTTATGCCGATTTTCCGTGGGATTGATTGGACACAAAAAGGAATTTTAGCGGAACAGATCTCTACTCCATTGATGAAATATAGATCTTCTTCACTTTCTTCTCAGATCACTCATAGAGCAATTATGGCATTGGGTGGTTCAGGAATTATCGGTGATTACACTTGTTTGCCAAGACTTCATAACGATTGTATCATCAACGAGACCTGGGAAGGAACTCATTTGATCATAACGGATCATGCGCTTGGTGCGATGAACAGAGCGAAAATCAGAGATTCTTTCGTTTCAGAATTGAAGAAAAATTTTGACTCTGCTAAAAAATACCCTGAGCTAAAAGCTGCTGCTGAACTGGGAGAAAATCTTCTATTAGATTGGAATAAGAGTATTGAAGAAAAACCTAGAGAATGGAAGGAAACTTATAGAGTGGATCTTTCCGACCAAGCTTATGGTGCTCTCGTTCTTTCAGAATTTTTGGAGCAGGCAGTTTTTGATAGAACATCCGGTTCTAAAAAATCCAAATTCGATTCTTTCGCGAAAGGTTTTGCAGCTTTCTTGTTCAGAACTCTTCCTAAAACTTTTGGGGATTATGAATCTTTCCGTTTAGACCAGGAAGAAGTAGACGAGATCGTAAACTGGTAA
- a CDS encoding HD domain-containing protein — protein sequence MPLELDISYSFQRLLEKSRAVSGRLISRQLTFIIDSFLRARFEKSSGILKKGEEVAVIALGGYGRMEMAPHSDVDILYLHNGVPDSKLSEIISSINTYLYDSGKEVGHTCRTIKESFRYLDDMSSFHAVLDSRFLTGSKELFKKYQEEFLAKLPPKFAIRYNQAKEDQLSERFLREGRPILLSEPNLKTDLCGLRDIQYLYWTEKSRSPIRSLGGLAVLPVFQSGEVQALEEAYDFLIRVRTALHILTGRKHDRLDLNLQPEVAEYLGFGKKEDMQTIEKFMNTLYSHQKNIFFIVRVYLDSLLAAQKKGEAQNFDYEGIRFLKIGNTIFPPSEGNLFADPHTLYKDILLTFRMIQETGFEVSGGLLSEIRFASHFLDDDFRYSAEVNGGFISILQNKKDRGRILKLMHECQVLGELLPEFGACTNFPLFSYHHEFTVDEHTLLILHELDRLDKGEFEDREILEVYKECDKTEILALAILLHDAGKVKEGDHSEYGAELAVSVGSRLGLSEEDTDLFRFLVEKHILMSELSSKRDISDKLLIRNFARTVSNPDRLKLLYILTIIDTKSVGTNVLTNWKKAILNVLYKNSIDFFKNKRTDSEDPHGEEERIALAKDLVAYLTEKEGQDPKISKTIASFAYSVIPESFLKTVSNRKILKYFKSITSLSQDENSTLLLDSEQDPAFVTVEVVSRNIPEILLDLCCSVSSEGLSLVGMQSYTFEEFQIHILQVTDSQGSGNISSEKLSRMEGKLRLMASGELQRDSIAFERTEWNPRKTIPESIINRSVRFSNEDITDTTIMEVRMPDMVGLVYRILRKVFDFGLKVSHLRVSTSADYAYDSFYLQTKDGEQVKDAELLKSLEDKILIIQPVERMTGELVF from the coding sequence TTGCCTTTAGAATTAGATATCTCCTATAGTTTTCAAAGGCTTTTGGAAAAGAGTAGGGCGGTTTCTGGCCGCTTAATTTCTCGCCAGCTCACATTTATCATAGATTCCTTTTTGAGGGCCAGGTTTGAAAAGTCATCCGGCATCTTAAAAAAAGGGGAAGAAGTAGCAGTAATCGCTTTAGGTGGTTATGGACGAATGGAGATGGCTCCTCATTCCGACGTAGATATATTATATTTACATAATGGAGTTCCGGATTCTAAACTTTCGGAGATCATTTCTTCCATTAATACTTATCTTTACGATTCCGGAAAGGAAGTCGGACATACCTGCAGAACTATCAAAGAATCATTTCGTTATTTGGATGATATGTCCAGCTTTCATGCCGTCTTGGATAGTAGGTTCCTAACAGGCTCCAAAGAATTATTCAAAAAATACCAAGAAGAATTTTTAGCAAAACTTCCCCCAAAGTTCGCGATCAGATACAACCAAGCTAAAGAAGACCAACTTTCGGAAAGATTCTTAAGAGAGGGGAGGCCCATCCTTCTTTCAGAACCGAATTTAAAAACGGATCTTTGCGGTTTAAGGGATATTCAATATTTATATTGGACTGAAAAATCCAGAAGCCCTATCCGTTCTTTAGGCGGACTTGCGGTACTTCCTGTTTTTCAAAGTGGAGAAGTCCAAGCATTGGAAGAAGCTTATGATTTTCTGATCCGAGTCAGGACAGCACTTCATATTCTTACAGGAAGAAAACATGATCGTTTAGATCTGAATCTTCAGCCTGAGGTTGCCGAGTATCTAGGCTTTGGTAAAAAAGAGGATATGCAAACCATAGAGAAGTTTATGAACACTCTCTATAGTCATCAGAAGAATATATTTTTTATCGTTCGTGTATATTTGGATTCTTTATTGGCAGCTCAGAAAAAAGGAGAAGCCCAAAACTTCGACTACGAAGGTATTCGATTCTTAAAGATTGGAAATACGATCTTTCCTCCAAGCGAAGGAAATCTTTTTGCAGATCCTCATACATTATACAAAGATATTTTACTTACTTTTAGAATGATCCAAGAAACAGGTTTTGAAGTTTCTGGTGGATTGCTCAGTGAGATCCGATTTGCTTCTCACTTTTTGGATGATGACTTTAGATATTCTGCAGAGGTTAACGGCGGATTTATCAGCATTCTTCAGAATAAAAAAGATAGAGGAAGAATATTGAAATTAATGCATGAATGCCAGGTTCTAGGTGAACTTCTGCCTGAGTTCGGTGCATGTACAAATTTTCCTTTGTTTAGTTATCATCATGAGTTCACAGTAGATGAACACACACTTCTTATTCTTCATGAATTGGATCGTTTGGATAAAGGAGAGTTTGAAGACAGAGAGATCTTGGAAGTTTATAAAGAATGTGATAAGACTGAAATTTTGGCTTTAGCAATTCTTCTGCATGATGCCGGAAAAGTAAAAGAGGGAGACCATTCCGAATACGGCGCAGAACTTGCTGTTTCTGTCGGATCTCGTTTGGGATTATCGGAAGAAGATACGGATCTATTCCGTTTCTTGGTCGAAAAACATATTCTGATGTCGGAACTTTCTTCCAAAAGGGATATTTCCGATAAGTTGTTAATCCGCAATTTTGCGAGGACTGTTTCTAATCCGGATAGACTTAAACTTTTATACATTCTAACGATTATTGATACCAAATCAGTAGGCACAAACGTTCTTACGAATTGGAAAAAAGCCATCTTAAATGTACTTTATAAAAACTCAATAGACTTCTTCAAAAACAAAAGAACTGATTCGGAAGATCCTCATGGAGAAGAGGAAAGGATAGCTCTTGCTAAAGACTTGGTTGCGTATCTAACGGAAAAAGAAGGGCAGGATCCTAAAATTTCCAAAACGATCGCATCTTTTGCATATTCAGTGATCCCTGAAAGTTTTCTAAAAACCGTTTCGAACCGAAAGATATTAAAATATTTTAAATCGATTACTTCTCTTAGCCAGGATGAGAACTCGACTCTACTCTTGGATTCAGAGCAAGATCCTGCCTTCGTAACCGTAGAGGTGGTAAGTCGTAATATTCCCGAAATCTTATTGGATTTATGTTGTTCCGTTTCATCCGAGGGCCTAAGTTTAGTCGGGATGCAAAGTTATACTTTCGAAGAATTTCAGATCCATATTCTTCAAGTAACGGACTCTCAAGGAAGTGGGAATATTTCTTCCGAAAAACTTTCCAGAATGGAAGGCAAACTAAGATTGATGGCTTCGGGAGAATTGCAAAGAGATAGTATCGCTTTCGAAAGAACAGAATGGAATCCACGTAAGACGATACCTGAAAGTATCATCAATCGCTCCGTTCGTTTTTCTAACGAAGATATTACGGATACTACCATCATGGAAGTCCGGATGCCGGATATGGTTGGTTTAGTCTATAGGATCTTAAGGAAAGTATTCGATTTTGGTTTAAAAGTTTCTCATTTAAGGGTTTCCACTTCTGCAGACTATGCTTATGACTCATTCTATCTCCAGACAAAGGACGGGGAACAGGTCAAAGATGCAGAATTGTTAAAATCCCTGGAAGATAAGATCTTGATAATCCAGCCAGTGGAAAGGATGACAGGGGAACTTGTTTTTTAA
- a CDS encoding GNAT family N-acetyltransferase gives MKDYVDSIREFNRYYTNALGLLNNHFLNSEYSLTEARILYEIGHSKDITAGQLVRLLNLDKGYLSRTIQQFEKKGILKRTPNKEDSRVLHLSLAKKGRDVLSKLILASNSQISGLIENCSDSDKKELVSSMNYVKKVLSKEVSPIIYREAGGGDLGYIIHRQAVLYRDQYKFNDSFEEYLILGMSEYLKHRTEFDKIWIAESNGIIAGAIAIIHSEKKISQIRWFYTEPKFRNLGIGKKLLTLAVNYAKSEKVPIFLWTLNNLDAARNLYKQFGFTLSESKSNQIWKKGLVEEKWEKLG, from the coding sequence GTGAAAGATTATGTAGATTCCATTCGAGAATTCAATAGGTATTATACGAATGCCTTAGGACTTTTAAATAATCATTTTCTAAATAGTGAATATTCTCTCACAGAAGCAAGGATCTTATACGAGATTGGGCATTCTAAAGATATCACGGCCGGGCAATTAGTTCGTTTGCTTAATCTAGACAAAGGCTATTTGAGTAGAACAATCCAACAATTTGAGAAGAAGGGTATCCTAAAAAGAACTCCGAACAAAGAAGATTCGCGTGTTCTTCATTTGAGTCTGGCGAAAAAAGGAAGGGATGTCTTATCTAAATTGATCCTCGCTTCTAATTCTCAAATTTCAGGTCTGATAGAAAATTGCTCAGATTCAGATAAAAAAGAATTAGTTTCCTCCATGAATTACGTAAAGAAGGTACTTTCTAAAGAAGTATCCCCAATAATTTATAGGGAAGCGGGGGGTGGAGATCTAGGATATATAATTCATAGACAAGCCGTATTATACCGAGATCAATACAAGTTCAATGATTCGTTTGAAGAATATTTAATACTCGGAATGTCGGAATATCTAAAGCATAGAACCGAATTCGATAAGATTTGGATCGCAGAATCAAATGGAATTATTGCTGGGGCTATCGCTATCATTCATTCTGAAAAAAAAATATCTCAAATTCGTTGGTTCTATACGGAGCCTAAGTTTCGAAATTTGGGGATCGGGAAAAAATTGCTAACTTTAGCGGTAAATTACGCGAAATCAGAAAAGGTCCCGATCTTTTTATGGACCTTAAACAATCTGGACGCGGCAAGAAATTTATATAAACAGTTTGGATTTACTCTTTCCGAATCTAAGTCGAATCAAATCTGGAAAAAAGGATTAGTAGAAGAAAAATGGGAAAAATTGGGGTGA
- a CDS encoding alpha-glucosidase: MDSGSRSTVTSKRKKEIAKSVRPIKKSNPSRRAKKIDADWWKNAVVYQIYPRSFKDTNGDGIGDLEGIIQKLDYLNDGTPNSLGIDAIWLSPIYPSPMYDFGYDISDYESIDPVFGNLETFKRLLKEAHKRKIRIIMDLVANHTSHQHPWFLESKSSKDNPKRDWYIWRDPVNGKPPNNWMGTFGGRAWTLDKTTDQYYYHSFLAEQPDLNWRNPEVKKAIFSMVKNWLDLGVDGFRLDVVNLFVKDSELRSNPRKRWIARPFDQQNHIYDRDRPEMHDILKDLRKLLDSYGDRMSVGEVMMEPPGTSALPASYYGAKGDELHLAFNFAFFYTPWKAEKFRDVIKEWEKYLRDKGWPNYTLSNHDFRRHISRYSKGRETTARAKIAALMLLTLRGTPFLYYGEELGMMDERVPKNRIQDPVGIRYWPVYPSRDNCRLPMCWSGDVNGGFSNGEPWLPVFSKYESVNVETQSRSIESLLNFYKKLIWLRKGNDILKKGTLALDYDSPPGVLQYTREFEKKKCLIILNFENESKKIVANANRTAQILISTHRKPEKMEIPVVFEIAPYEGLVLEY; encoded by the coding sequence ATGGATTCGGGCAGTCGTTCCACAGTCACTTCTAAAAGAAAAAAAGAAATCGCGAAATCTGTTAGGCCGATCAAAAAGTCTAATCCTTCTCGCCGAGCTAAAAAGATAGACGCGGACTGGTGGAAGAACGCGGTAGTTTACCAAATCTATCCTAGAAGTTTTAAAGATACCAATGGGGATGGGATCGGCGACCTAGAAGGTATCATTCAAAAACTAGATTATCTGAACGACGGGACTCCCAACTCTCTCGGTATTGATGCAATCTGGCTTTCTCCAATTTATCCTTCTCCTATGTATGATTTCGGATACGATATTTCGGATTACGAAAGTATCGATCCTGTATTCGGAAACTTAGAAACGTTCAAACGTTTATTAAAAGAAGCTCATAAACGTAAGATCAGGATCATCATGGACCTGGTTGCAAATCATACTTCTCACCAACATCCTTGGTTTTTAGAATCCAAATCTTCCAAAGACAATCCTAAGAGGGATTGGTATATTTGGAGAGATCCAGTAAATGGCAAACCTCCAAACAATTGGATGGGAACTTTCGGTGGAAGAGCCTGGACCTTAGATAAAACCACAGATCAGTATTATTATCATTCTTTCTTAGCGGAACAACCGGACTTAAATTGGAGAAATCCAGAAGTTAAAAAAGCAATCTTCTCCATGGTCAAGAATTGGCTGGATCTAGGAGTGGATGGTTTCCGTCTGGATGTTGTGAATCTATTTGTTAAAGATTCAGAGTTAAGAAGTAATCCTCGCAAAAGGTGGATCGCTAGACCTTTCGATCAGCAAAATCATATTTATGATCGTGATCGCCCCGAGATGCACGATATTCTAAAAGATCTCAGAAAACTTTTGGATTCTTATGGAGATAGAATGTCGGTGGGCGAAGTGATGATGGAGCCTCCCGGCACAAGTGCACTTCCTGCTTCTTATTATGGTGCGAAAGGTGATGAACTTCATTTAGCATTCAACTTCGCTTTCTTTTATACTCCTTGGAAGGCTGAAAAATTCAGGGATGTGATCAAAGAATGGGAGAAGTATCTCCGGGACAAGGGCTGGCCGAATTATACATTAAGTAATCATGATTTTCGCAGACATATCTCCAGATATTCCAAAGGAAGAGAGACCACTGCTAGAGCTAAGATCGCAGCTCTAATGCTTTTGACCCTAAGAGGAACTCCGTTCTTATATTACGGGGAAGAACTTGGGATGATGGACGAAAGAGTTCCTAAAAATCGCATCCAAGATCCAGTTGGTATCAGATACTGGCCGGTATATCCAAGCCGCGATAATTGTAGACTTCCTATGTGTTGGTCCGGAGATGTGAACGGTGGGTTCAGTAATGGAGAACCTTGGCTTCCTGTTTTTTCAAAATACGAATCCGTAAACGTGGAAACTCAGTCCAGATCCATCGAAAGTTTATTAAATTTTTATAAAAAGTTAATATGGCTTAGAAAAGGGAATGATATCCTGAAAAAAGGAACTCTTGCCCTGGATTATGATTCTCCTCCTGGAGTTCTTCAATATACAAGAGAGTTCGAAAAGAAAAAATGTCTGATCATTTTGAACTTTGAGAATGAATCCAAAAAGATCGTAGCAAATGCAAATCGTACTGCTCAGATACTTATCTCTACTCATAGAAAACCTGAGAAGATGGAGATCCCAGTAGTATTCGAGATCGCACCTTACGAAGGTCTAGTTTTAGAATATTAA
- a CDS encoding DUF4846 domain-containing protein, translating to MQKFLPFFGTVLFFFVPVFGQKAESKSIRDIATPKGCVREEYPKGSYQEWLRDLDLKPDPRIFSYSGTEIKRELYNVHSVIAKPLLFENDLEQCADWGMRFWADYHRDSKNLSRLYLYNYSGKKRYYSSSGKDYLSFLKVSFDETNSWSVKKGAKTISEDKLVPGDMILQNENGGVGHLSVLMDSCSFADGKRLFLIGYSFMPAQEFHIERNPNRKDGWYDISSFVSYLKEYFPYGEPVFRRF from the coding sequence ATGCAGAAGTTTTTGCCGTTCTTCGGAACGGTTTTGTTCTTTTTTGTTCCGGTCTTTGGGCAAAAAGCAGAGTCGAAATCGATTCGTGATATCGCGACTCCTAAAGGTTGTGTACGGGAGGAATATCCCAAAGGCTCCTACCAGGAATGGCTGAGAGATTTGGATCTAAAGCCTGATCCTAGAATTTTCTCGTATAGCGGCACGGAGATTAAAAGAGAATTATATAATGTACATTCTGTAATCGCGAAGCCCTTACTTTTCGAAAACGATCTGGAACAGTGTGCGGATTGGGGTATGAGATTTTGGGCGGATTATCATAGAGATTCCAAAAATTTAAGTCGATTGTATCTTTATAATTATTCGGGGAAGAAAAGATATTATTCCTCTTCCGGGAAAGATTATTTAAGTTTTTTGAAAGTAAGTTTTGATGAGACCAATTCCTGGTCTGTTAAGAAGGGAGCTAAAACAATTTCGGAAGATAAACTTGTTCCGGGAGATATGATCTTACAAAATGAGAACGGGGGAGTCGGGCATCTTTCTGTTCTTATGGATTCCTGCAGTTTTGCAGACGGTAAAAGATTATTTTTGATCGGTTACAGCTTTATGCCCGCGCAAGAATTTCATATTGAAAGAAATCCGAATCGAAAGGACGGATGGTACGATATATCTAGTTTCGTTTCTTATCTAAAGGAATATTTCCCTTATGGAGAGCCTGTATTTAGGAGATTCTAA